GCAGGGTGACCAGGAAGAAGCACAGCGCGATCTGCCAACCCATATAGGAGATGCGCTCCGAACCGACCGAAACCCAGGCGGCGACAAAACTGGCGCCGCCGACCAGCAATGCCAGATGGCCGATATCGGTCATGTGCGGAACCAGCCAGACGATTGAGCCGACACCCATTGCACCGCCGATCAGGCAGCCAATGATGCGCAGCGTCAGCTTGTGGACCGTCTCGCCGGTAGAACCCAGCGCCACCATGAAACAGGTGATCATGGCGGTATGGATCTCGAACCAGTTCAGCGAAGTGTAGGTGATGTAGGTGATCATCACCGCCAGCAGGGTCTTCAACGCGAACTGCGTGTAGACCGGGTTGGTGAACGCGTCCGGCGCGAAGAAGCCCTCGCTCTCCCCCGGCGGCAGCGGCCGCGGTTCGTACGTCCGCATCTGGATTTGCGCGATCCGGTTGATCAGCCGAGCCGTTTCCGGATCGCCTGCATGCAGCAATCTTGTCGCCACTGTGTTGCGCAAGCGGCGGGCGCGAATATCGCCAGCCAGTTCCCGCAAGGTGTCGGCGGCATGGGCGTCTTGGCCAAATCCTTCGCCATTGACGACCCGCGCGAGCACGAGGGTGAGCAGCGCATAACTTGCTTCAGCGAGTTCGCCGGCCCGCATCGCCTCCTTGTTGTCCATCAGCGAAAGGATGCGCGCGAAGACGCGGTATTTGGCAAGTTCGTCATTGCCGGCGGCCAGCAGTTTGCCGGCGCGACGTTGTGTTTCTTCGCTACCGCTTTCGATCAACGCTGCGGCCGTTTCGAGCCGCTCCTCTATCTCACGGCGCAACAGCCTGGCAGGGCTGCGCCCGGCCACGACATTGAGCGCGATGAGATAGACCATCGGGAAGAACACCACGACCCACATCCAGGCAAGCGCCCGCACAAGCAGTTCGGCGATCGGCACGATGTCATAGAGGGTCATGACGAAGGCGAAGACCATGGCGACCGTGCCGACCGGCGGTCCGGCCTTGGACGCCTGCGCCAGATACATGCCGCCGAAGGTGAAAAGCGCGACCAGCCCCAAGCGCAGCATCGGACTGTCGGCGACTACCATCAGGCTCAGAATGCCGATCGCGATGCCGAGGGTAGCGCCGACCAGCACGCCGGCCGCGGTCACGATGCCAGAGCCGGCGTCAGCGCGCGAGGCGAAGAAGACGAGATAGCAGGAGAGGGCGGCTTCCGGCACCTCCAGCGCCATCGCCGTCATCGTGACCAGCACACAGACCAGTGCGATGCGCAAAGACAGGTCGAGCCGCCCCGGATAGGGCTGCAATTCGTCCCAAAGGATCGAAAGCAGGGTGGTCTTACTTGGCGGCTGGTACAGCATCTGCACCGTCGCCATTCGCCGGAGCCGGCCCGACGATCACCACGGCGGAAGCGCCGACGCGCATGAGGTCTTCCGGTGGGTTCTCCAGTCTCACATAGACCGGGAAGCGCTTGGCCACGCGCACCCAGTTGAGCGACGAGGAAACGATCGGGATGCCGAGAATGGTGGCGGCTTCATCCGAACGCACGCCCCAGCCTAAGCTCGAGATCGTGCCTTTGATGCGGCGGGTGGAATCGGCCATCACGAAGACGTCGGCGGCATTGCCGATCCTGATGGCGCCGAGATCGGTCTCGCGGAAGAACGCGACCGTTTCCCATTCGGCCGTGTTGATGAGCGTGAACAGGGTTTCGGCGGGGATCACCACCTTGCCAACCGACAATTGCATGCCGACGATCTTGCCGTCGAAGGGCGCGCGCACCGTGGTGTTGTCAAGATCGCGCTGCGCCAGATCGACCGTTGCGCGGGCAACGTCGGCCTGGGCCTTGCGGGTATCCAGCGTGCCGATGATCTTGGTGGCGCCTTGCGCCTGCTGCAGGGCCTGCCGCAGGCTGACCTGCGCATCGTTGGCGGCGGTGCGCGCCATGTCGACTTGCTGCGCGGTGACGAAACGCTTGGGCAGAAGCGGTTCGAGCCGCTGCAGCGTCTGTTTGGTCATCTCGGCGTTAATGCGCGCCCGTTCGATCTGCTTGTCGGCGATGCCGGCATTGTCGCGTTCAGTGGCGAGGTTGCGACCGCCTTGCGCCACTTCCGATTCAGCAGCGCGCTGCTCTGCCCGCGCCTGCTCCAGGCGTAGGCGATAGGGTTCCGGATCGAGCTGAAAGAGGATGTCGCCCTTCTTCACCGAAGCGTTGTTGGTTACGCTGACCGAGATGACTTTGCCGGGCACGGAAGCTGCGATCGGCACCGTCGGTGCGTCGACCTCGGCAACGTCAGTGCGCGGGCTGCGATCCGCTTCCCACAGAGCGAGATAGACCGCTACGGCCGCACCGGCGATGATGGCGAGCGTCAGAATCCACGCCACGCCACGCCGGACATGGTCGAGCGCGCTCACCGGGGCACTCCGCCAAACAGCGCGAACCAGGCGCCGATGCCGCAAAGCAGGGCAAGCGAGAGATAGACCAGCAGCGGCACCGGCAAGTGCTCGTCAATGCCGGCGGCCACCAGAAGCAGACGGATAACGATAGTGGCGATGATGCCGATAACCGCAGCGATGATCCAGGCGGGAAAGTAGGATCCGAATATCGGAATAGCAGGGGCGGCGGGAGAATTGACGCAGGCGGATAGGATGAGAAGAGCACCCAACGGACCCAAGCGCTTCAGCGCTCCGGCTATCCAGCCGAATTTCCCGTGCATTTCATTCATACGGACTTTCGGCTCCCCCAAAAGCATCGATTTTCTATCGATAGAGCAGGGAACAGCCGCAACCAAGTCTCCGGGTGGGGAAGTCTGATCAATCCACTGAATATTGGCTCGACGGCGACAGCGGGAAATCGGGGCGGCGCGCCGTTTGACCTAGGCAGTATTGCGTTCTCGGTCGTCATTCCCGGCATTGGCGAGGTCGAAGCTTCGTCCACCATAATCTGAACGGCCCCTGCATGTGTTTGCTCCGAGGCGCATGTTTTGTGTTGAGTTTTTGGTTCCCATCGACTAGTCAGAAGCTACCAGGCCGGGCCCCTCTGGCAGCCATCATGGCTGTGATGTCGGACTGGAATTTCAATCCGGTGGCCTGGCTCTGATGTTTCTAGCTCTTCGCTAGTCCCTGACAACATTCGCGTTGCGCGAGTGTACGGGGCATGTCTGAACGCTGCGCCGCCCATGCTGAATGCAAAGGGTGCCGTATGACAGAATTCTTCACTCCAGAAGCGATGACCGCCTTGTTCCAGGTCATCATGATCGACCTTGTCCTGGCCGGCGACAACGCCGTCGTTATCGGACTTGCCGCCGCGGGGCTGCCAAAGGCACAACGTGCCAAGGCAATCCTCGTCGGCATTATCGCCGCAACCGTTCTTCGCATCATCTTCGCCGCGGCCACGACGCAACTCCTCCAGATCGTCGGGCTGCTGCTTGTCGGTGGCGTCCTCCTGCTATGGGTATGCTGGAAGATGTGGCACGAGCTTCGGTCCGGACACGGACAGGAGGCTCATGCAGGCGAGAATTCCGCCGAGGGCGCCGCAGGTGCGCCGACAAAGACCTTCGCCCAGGCCGCCTGGCAGATCGTCATCGCCGACGTTTCCATGTCGCTCGACAATGTGCTGGCCGTTGCCGGTGCCGCGCGCGATCATCCGAATGTTCTGGTCTTCGGGCTCATTCTGTCGATCGCGCTGATGGGTATCGCTGCCAGCTTCATTGCCAGCCTGCTGCAGAAGCATCGCTGGATCGCCTATGTCGGCCTGGCAATCATCCTCTATGTGGCCGGCGACATGATCTACCGCGGCGCGCTGGAACTGATGCCATACATCGGCAAATCGTAAGGCCTGAAAACGCCAGCTGAGCGGGCTGCGACCCTCCATTCGGTAATACCGACTGGAGGGTCGCTCCAACACTTAGATGCTCGCAAAACGCTGGACCGCGGGCGGCCGTTTCAGTCTGTTTGGCGACATCCGCTCCGAAGATCAACGCGGCCGCGGGGGCTGGAACCAGATATTCCAAAGCAAACCCTAGGCGGACGGCTTTTCGTTCGGTAGGATTGCTGCTTGCCTGCATCAGCGGGCAAATCTGGTGGCGGCATCGTCGATGCCGCCTTTTTTTTCCCTGGCGCGCGTGTCGCGTCGCAACCCTTATGAGGAGATCATGCCTACGGGCGATGGTAGTAGTAGCTTGGCCGACATTTTCGGAATTGTGTCGGTCCTCATTCTCGTTGCCGCAAACGGCTTCTTCGTTGCAGCGGAATTCTCATTGGTCGCGGTTCGCAAAAGCCGGGTGGCTGAACTGGTGGCCGCAGGCCGCATAAATGCGATGGCATTGCAGCGAGCCGTCGACAATCTCGACGCCAATCTCGCAGCAACCCAGCTCGGCATCACCATCTCATCACTGGCGCTCGGCTGGATCGGCGAACCAGCATTGGCCCATCTGATCGAGCCGCTTTTGTCCGGCCTACCGGAAACGCTCGTTGCCTTCGGCTCGCACGCGATTGCGGTGGCGATTGCCTTCATCATCATCACGACCCTGCACATCGTGCTGGGCGAACTCGCGCCAAAGAGCCTTGCCTTGCAACGTAGCGAAGGCACGGCGCTGTGGATCGTGCGCCCGCTCGGACTGTTTCTTTTCCTGCTGCGCCCGGCAATCCTCGCACTCAACGGCCTCGGCAATCTGATCCTGCGGGCTTGTGGGCTGCAACCGGGAGCGGGCGAGGGCGCATTGCATTCGCCGCAGGAGTTGAAGCTCCTGGTGCAGGCGAGCCAGGAAGCCGGCATCCTTGAACACGCGCAGCGTGAGGTGGTGGTTCGCGCCCTCAACATCGCCGATCGCCGCATCGGCAGCATCATGACACCCCGTCATGAGGTGGACTGGATCGACGCCGACGATACGCGCGAGGACATGATACGCACCATCCGGGAATGCCGGCATGATCAGTTGCTGGTCGGGCGAGGCGATATCGACGAACCATTTGGCATGGTGCTGAAGAAAGATCTGCTCGATCAGTTTCTCAATGGGCAGCCGCTCGATCCTCTTGCGGCGATGCGCGAACCGCTGATCGTCCACGAAGTCACGTCGGTCGCCAAAGTGCTGGAATTGTTCAAGCAGTCTCCCGTTCGGCTGGCTGCGGTCGTTGACGA
The genomic region above belongs to Mesorhizobium terrae and contains:
- a CDS encoding FUSC family protein; the protein is MATVQMLYQPPSKTTLLSILWDELQPYPGRLDLSLRIALVCVLVTMTAMALEVPEAALSCYLVFFASRADAGSGIVTAAGVLVGATLGIAIGILSLMVVADSPMLRLGLVALFTFGGMYLAQASKAGPPVGTVAMVFAFVMTLYDIVPIAELLVRALAWMWVVVFFPMVYLIALNVVAGRSPARLLRREIEERLETAAALIESGSEETQRRAGKLLAAGNDELAKYRVFARILSLMDNKEAMRAGELAEASYALLTLVLARVVNGEGFGQDAHAADTLRELAGDIRARRLRNTVATRLLHAGDPETARLINRIAQIQMRTYEPRPLPPGESEGFFAPDAFTNPVYTQFALKTLLAVMITYITYTSLNWFEIHTAMITCFMVALGSTGETVHKLTLRIIGCLIGGAMGVGSIVWLVPHMTDIGHLALLVGGASFVAAWVSVGSERISYMGWQIALCFFLVTLHGFGPSLDMDVARDRIIGIIFGNVVVSLVFSTIWPVSVGASVRKQLANGISALADLMARQGEKVSAYAGLASGLSKAMRQAEMLRFELKRVRHGEIGAETAERIADEIETMATPIILLRERDENTDPFHRLPKPVRAATRNFEDTVAAWLRERSADLGARRWDRTSGSVRAALRRIEARLLRTERGAPGGFPRKLRAELAARLALYEEIAQAVERAEAKGKPA
- the mdtN gene encoding multidrug transporter subunit MdtN, translating into MSALDHVRRGVAWILTLAIIAGAAVAVYLALWEADRSPRTDVAEVDAPTVPIAASVPGKVISVSVTNNASVKKGDILFQLDPEPYRLRLEQARAEQRAAESEVAQGGRNLATERDNAGIADKQIERARINAEMTKQTLQRLEPLLPKRFVTAQQVDMARTAANDAQVSLRQALQQAQGATKIIGTLDTRKAQADVARATVDLAQRDLDNTTVRAPFDGKIVGMQLSVGKVVIPAETLFTLINTAEWETVAFFRETDLGAIRIGNAADVFVMADSTRRIKGTISSLGWGVRSDEAATILGIPIVSSSLNWVRVAKRFPVYVRLENPPEDLMRVGASAVVIVGPAPANGDGADAVPAAK
- a CDS encoding YtcA family lipoprotein, producing the protein MNEMHGKFGWIAGALKRLGPLGALLILSACVNSPAAPAIPIFGSYFPAWIIAAVIGIIATIVIRLLLVAAGIDEHLPVPLLVYLSLALLCGIGAWFALFGGVPR
- a CDS encoding TerC family protein, which codes for MTEFFTPEAMTALFQVIMIDLVLAGDNAVVIGLAAAGLPKAQRAKAILVGIIAATVLRIIFAAATTQLLQIVGLLLVGGVLLLWVCWKMWHELRSGHGQEAHAGENSAEGAAGAPTKTFAQAAWQIVIADVSMSLDNVLAVAGAARDHPNVLVFGLILSIALMGIAASFIASLLQKHRWIAYVGLAIILYVAGDMIYRGALELMPYIGKS
- a CDS encoding hemolysin family protein, which gives rise to MPTGDGSSSLADIFGIVSVLILVAANGFFVAAEFSLVAVRKSRVAELVAAGRINAMALQRAVDNLDANLAATQLGITISSLALGWIGEPALAHLIEPLLSGLPETLVAFGSHAIAVAIAFIIITTLHIVLGELAPKSLALQRSEGTALWIVRPLGLFLFLLRPAILALNGLGNLILRACGLQPGAGEGALHSPQELKLLVQASQEAGILEHAQREVVVRALNIADRRIGSIMTPRHEVDWIDADDTREDMIRTIRECRHDQLLVGRGDIDEPFGMVLKKDLLDQFLNGQPLDPLAAMREPLIVHEVTSVAKVLELFKQSPVRLAAVVDEYGSLEGIVTQTDLLEAIAGDLPGMEGEEPDIVEREDGSLLIDGMMSAHDALSRLGIGSRAGSDHFHTIAGFALFQFGHLPKIGETFTYEGWRFEIVDLDGRRIDKLLARRSVR